TCAGCGCTTTGCGCTTGATCGTGTTCATCTTGATCTCAGCGAACCAGTCGAAAATAGCGTTGTCTTTGACAAACACACCTTTCTTCATGGTGATGTTGCCGGACTTAATCATCCCCGGCATTTTGATCGTTGAAAACACGGGGTTGTTGCCTGCGCGGTATTCTATGACCTCGCTTTCGATATCGAGGCCAGAGACCTCCTGAAAGGCCAGTTCCGTGTCATCCCATTTCACCTGAAAATGAAACTTCGGGAGCGGCCAGACTGCCTGCGTTTGGGCGGAGCCATCATCTGCCATAACTATAATCCTTCATTCTGAGATCGTTCTTACGATTTTTGCATTTGCTGCTGGAAAGTGACTTCGATGAATTCTGCAGGGCGTGTCACGGCCACCAGAACGGTGATCCTCAGAATGCCCTCAAGAATATCGACCGGCGTCATGGTCTCACCCAGACCGACGTGCACACTAAACGCATCCGTCGGCACAGCGCCTGCCAATCCGCCCGCTTTCCAGACCGAAGTCAGGAAGTTCTCGATCATGGAGCGCATTGTCACCCAGGTTTGCGCCGTGTTGGGCTCAAACACATAGGCCTTGGAGGCCAGCCGGATTGATTCCTCGATCATGATCATCGTGCGGCGCACATTGATGTAACGCCAATCGAGACTGTTCCCATCCAGCGTCCGAGCGCCCCAAACAAGCGTCCCCTCACCCACAAACGGACGGATCGCATTGATCGATTTACCCGTGGTCGATACGTTTAGGTTTTCCTGCTCCTCGTGATTGATGTTGACCTTGGGGCCAACTACAGAGTTCACCGACACATTCGCCGGGGCCTTCCAGACACCACGGTTTGCGTCCACCGCCGTATAAATCCCGGCCATCGCTGCTGCCGGCGGCATCGCATTCATATAGGCCGTGATCTCATTCATCACATCCGTGTAAAGTGGCACGGTTGCGCGCAATGTTTTGTCAATTGTGGCTGCAGATGGGTTGTCAAAGACCGGACCCGTCACAGGCCCATCCATCAAAATGCGCAACAAAGCCGGTGCGGTTTCCGCCCCGTCACTGTCCACAATGGTGTAACTTGCAACAGCCTCTGGTCCGGCAAATTCAGGGTTCGGCTTGAATGTCACCTTGCCCGTTTTGGCCACACTCCAGTCGCCCACACCTTTTTGCGACTTGGCTTTGCCCTCCGCATCATCGGAATCGATCAGTTTGACGCTTGCTTTATCCGCGCCAGGATGATCGGCGGCGACATTAATCTCAACGGCCGTACCCGCCTCAACCGCGCTTGGATCCAACAGTCCGCCAACGACTTCCACGTCGATGGTTTTTGCATCCGTTGCGATGCCGTTCTTATCCGTCACGATGAGATCGAACTTGCCCTTCGCACCAGCGTCCGCTTGGTGAACAAAAGACACCTTGCCCGCTTTCAGGTCGGCCTGCGTGAAGCTCGTCGCATCCGCGCCATCGACTTTCAGCGCACCGGCCATGTCATCCGTGCCACCGTCCAGTTGATAGATCAGATCTTCATCACCCGTATCATCGTCCTGGGAAACCACGTCCTTTTCCGTAACAGCAACAGTGCCGCCCCGCGTTACGGACAGGGTAAAATCACCCGCCAGAACCGGCGCACCGACGCGGTCGATTTCCGGCGAAAGTTCCGGGTCCCGCTTTACGCTGCGCTTCATCAATCCGATGAACATTTTGCGGCTTTTGGCATCAACATTTTCAAAGTCAAAATCGCGCGACTGATAAATCGAGGTATCAAGCCACGGATAATAGGTCGTACCAAAATCCAGATCGTTGATGCCGATGTCATTGCGGAACGTGGCAACGGGATTGCCCAGAGGGTCCGCCTGTGCCAGATGCCCGCCAGAAATGTCGAGGATCGCAAAGCGGTTCTTCATGTCCGAGCCGCAGTGTTTCAACATCGCCTGCTGCACTTTTACCGCATTCTGACGCACCATGCGCGTGGTTTCCGGGATGACCACCATCGTGGGTTCAGGTTCTTTCTTCAGTAAAGAAATCCCGGCCATGACCTTGTTGGCGTCGATCTCGTCATCCGCATATGTGCCAACCGAAACGATGTAGCAGGCGCCACCGCCGTTTTGGAAGAACAGCCGCATCGCGCCGTAAAGAGCATAAGCCTTGTTGGTTTGTTTGAGCTCGAAAGCTTCCTCTCCCTGCGGCCCCTGGGTGGTAAATTTCGCGCGCGGTAGTGCCGCAGGTTTGGCTGCGCCCTCAGGAGAGAGCGGTGACACATCGTCAAATTCCGCCCAGGGTATGATCTCGAACTTGGGGTCCGGCGCATAGCCAAAATAGCTGTGAAATTCGGACATCGATGTAATCCGCCACGGCGTATTGGACAGCGAAACGTTGCCGTTCATTGCCATCTCTGTGTAGCCGATAAAGGCCGGTACGGCGGTTGCAACCTGCACAACCGAATTGGGGAATGCGTTTTTCTCAACGATGTAAACGCCCGGCGTCTTCATGGCCATTTTCAGATCTCCTTCACCATAGTGAGACGTAAATGTCTGATTGCAGGCGCGCAGCGCTACCTGGCTGTTGTTCGATCGGTTTGAACGAAATCCCCGCTGCGGGGAGGACTGGTACAAGTGCTTCGGGCCCAAACGCACTGGGCCGCTGTAACGTGAATTTTTGGGTTGGCCGCGCGCGCGCTGGAAGCGGTCTGTCAGAGCGAATAACAAAGGCCTGTTTGCCGTTTGGCAAAACAACAGCGCCTAAAGGGGAAAAAGTCGTCTTGGATGCAGGATCCACGATCTCCAGATCCTCCGAACTTTGCGCGCCAGTGACATGATAAGCCCAAAGCGCTTCAACCGCGCTGAAGTGGACGGAACAAAACCTCTCCTGATCCGGGAGTAGCGCAAACCTCAGTCGCGCCAGACGTTGGGCCTGCGTCTGTGGTAGCCGGTCTGTCGCATCAGTGGCATGAAATTCAAACGCGTCACCCGCGACATCAAAGGCCAGCACATGATGCCAGTCCGCATCCTGAGTCACGATAAAAACGTCCGGGTTCATAGCGCCAATGTCGAGCAACAGCGCATCGGGACGCGCGTCCCCATCATCAGCAACAACCAGAATTTCATTGCCGCTTTGACGCAGAATTAAACCAGCTTTCGAAAACGCATGTGCATCTGCTGGTGAAACCCGCAACGGAACATTTTCAGATCCATAAAAGTCATGCGACAAGGTCAATGTCAGGATCTCGCGATAGGCCATCAGGACGCACCCCCGCCCTGACTTGCCGACTGGCCAGGTCGTGTAATCAGCGGCACCACTTCGGAAACGGCACCCGCATCAATCATCACCGAGCGCATTTTGAACATCACCGATGGTACATAACGTCCACCAAGATTGCCCCACAACTGACCCATTTCCTCAACCTTGAGGTTGGCGATGTCGAGGCTGAGTTGATTCAAACCCGAGGGCATGTCCGGCGTATTGCGTGGAGTCATGACCGGGTTGGCCTGAAAGTAGGTCAACGCCGAGGAGATCAGCTTAAGCCCCTCTCCGTAAGTTTCCGCATCATAGGCCGACGCCAGCATGAAATAGATATCTAGATGAATAGGTTGCGCCTGCATCATTTGCACGGTGCCGCGACCACCAGCGGACGCACGCGGCGTTGAATCCTGCGCGATGTTTGTCAGGAACAGAACCAACCGGTTGCGCGCGTCTGCCGTAGGCTTCCCCTCGGCATCCACCAGCGGCGATATACTGACCAATTCATCCGGAACGCCATACCGAGCGGTAAGATGACTGTTTAGTCGTTGAGCGACCAGACCCAGAGCCAGATCAATCACAACGCGTCACTCTGACGAAACCCATCATAATCGAACTGTCAGGTCCAGTAAATCTGACCGACATCAACAGCCCCCACTTTTGAATTCAATCTCTGTAGCGTAGACAAGCTGCTGCAAAAATCAACTCATGAGTGAAT
This genomic interval from Paracoccaceae bacterium contains the following:
- a CDS encoding phage tail protein, with amino-acid sequence MADDGSAQTQAVWPLPKFHFQVKWDDTELAFQEVSGLDIESEVIEYRAGNNPVFSTIKMPGMIKSGNITMKKGVFVKDNAIFDWFAEIKMNTIKRKALTISLLDEAQNPTMVWKVQNAFPVKVTGTDLKADGNEVAVESVEIAHEGFVIENA
- a CDS encoding cadherin-like domain-containing protein, which gives rise to MAMKTPGVYIVEKNAFPNSVVQVATAVPAFIGYTEMAMNGNVSLSNTPWRITSMSEFHSYFGYAPDPKFEIIPWAEFDDVSPLSPEGAAKPAALPRAKFTTQGPQGEEAFELKQTNKAYALYGAMRLFFQNGGGACYIVSVGTYADDEIDANKVMAGISLLKKEPEPTMVVIPETTRMVRQNAVKVQQAMLKHCGSDMKNRFAILDISGGHLAQADPLGNPVATFRNDIGINDLDFGTTYYPWLDTSIYQSRDFDFENVDAKSRKMFIGLMKRSVKRDPELSPEIDRVGAPVLAGDFTLSVTRGGTVAVTEKDVVSQDDDTGDEDLIYQLDGGTDDMAGALKVDGADATSFTQADLKAGKVSFVHQADAGAKGKFDLIVTDKNGIATDAKTIDVEVVGGLLDPSAVEAGTAVEINVAADHPGADKASVKLIDSDDAEGKAKSQKGVGDWSVAKTGKVTFKPNPEFAGPEAVASYTIVDSDGAETAPALLRILMDGPVTGPVFDNPSAATIDKTLRATVPLYTDVMNEITAYMNAMPPAAAMAGIYTAVDANRGVWKAPANVSVNSVVGPKVNINHEEQENLNVSTTGKSINAIRPFVGEGTLVWGARTLDGNSLDWRYINVRRTMIMIEESIRLASKAYVFEPNTAQTWVTMRSMIENFLTSVWKAGGLAGAVPTDAFSVHVGLGETMTPVDILEGILRITVLVAVTRPAEFIEVTFQQQMQKS
- a CDS encoding DUF4255 domain-containing protein; translated protein: MIDLALGLVAQRLNSHLTARYGVPDELVSISPLVDAEGKPTADARNRLVLFLTNIAQDSTPRASAGGRGTVQMMQAQPIHLDIYFMLASAYDAETYGEGLKLISSALTYFQANPVMTPRNTPDMPSGLNQLSLDIANLKVEEMGQLWGNLGGRYVPSVMFKMRSVMIDAGAVSEVVPLITRPGQSASQGGGAS